In Carboxydocella sporoproducens DSM 16521, the sequence TCCAATCTTGCATTATTTTTTTTCTGTAGTGCTATAATATAGCTGTGTGTTAGCACTCGATGTTGATGAGTGCTAACAAAAAATAATACATAAGGAGGGGTAACATATATGCTGAAACCCTTAGGTGATCGGGTTGTTCTGAAACTGATTGAACAAGAACAAAGAACAGAAAGCGGGATTGTGTTGCCGGACACCGCTAAAGAGAAGCCGCAACAGGGAGAAGTGGTGGCTGTTGGCAGTGGTCGGATTTTGGATAACGGCCAGCGAGTAGAACTGGAGGTTAAAGTTGGGGACAAGGTAATCTTCTCCAAATACGCTGGTACTGAAGTCAAAGTTGATGGCGAAGAATACTTGATTGTCAATGAAAGAGATATTCTGGCTATTCTCTAATATTTACGAGGAGGGGATAATCAGATGGCAGCAAAAATGATCGTTTTCAATTCTGATGCCAGAAAAGCTCTGGAAAGAGGCGTGAACACCCTGGCTGATGCTGTAAAAGTCACTCTCGGTCCACGGGGCCGTAATGTGGTGCTGGAACGGAAATTTGGTTCTCCCTTGATCACTAACGATGGCGTAACCATTGCCAAGGAAATCGAATTGAAGGATCCCTTTGAAAACATGGGGGCCCAGCTGGTAAAAGAAGTAGCCAGCAAAACCAATGATGTAGCTGGCGACGGTACTACCACTGCTACCGTATTGGCTCAAGCCATTATCCGGGAAGGGATGAAAAACGTTGCTGCTGGCGCTAACCCTATCCTGTTGAAGCGGGGAATTGAAAAAGCTGTTGATGCCGCTGTTGCAGAAATCAAGAAACTGGCTAAGCCAATTGAAGGCAAGGAAGCCATCGCTCAAGTAGCAACTATTTCTTCTGCTGATGAAGAAATTGGTCGCCTCATCGCTGATGCTATGGAAAAAGTAGGTAAAGACGGAGTTATTACCGTTGAAGAATCCAAGAGCATGGGCACTTCTCTGGAAGTTGTCGAAGGGATGAACTTTGACAGAGGTTACATCTCTGCCTACATGGTAACCGACACAGAGAAAATGGAAGCCGTGCTGGAAGATCCCTATATCCTGATTACCGATAAGAAGATTTCTGCGATTAAGGATATTTTGCCTGTGCTGGAAGCTGTTATCCGTACCGGCAAACCGCTGTTGATTGTGGCTGAGGATATGGAAGGGGAAGCCCTGGCAACGATTGTGGTCAACAAGCTGCGCGGTGTTCTCAACTGTGTAGCTGTTAAGGCTCCTGCTTTTGGCGATCGGCGCAAGGCCATGCTGGAAGATATTGCTATCCTGACTGGTGGCCAGGTGATTTCTGAAGAGCTGGGCCGCAAGCTGGATAGCGTTACCCTGGATATGCTGGGCCGGGCTCGTCAGGTACGGGTCAAGAAGGAAGAAACCATCATTGTTGATGGTGCTGGCTCTGCTGATGCAATCAAAGGCCGGATTGCCCAGATTAAGAAGCAGTATGAAGAGGCTACTTCCGAATATGATAAGGAAAAGCTGCAAGAGCGTCTGGCCAAACTGGCTGGCGGCGTAGCAGTTATCAAAGTCGGTGCTGCTACTGAAACCGAAATGAAGGAGAAGAAACTGCGTATTGAAGATGCTCTCAATGCTACCCGGGCCGCTGTGGAAGAAGGGATCGTTCCTGGTGGCGGTACCTGCTTCATCAATATCATTCCGGCCCTGGATGCTGTTCAGGCAGAAGGGGATGAATACACCGGAGTTCAAATCATCAAGCGGGCTCTGGAGGAACCGCTCCGTCAGATTGCCAATAATGCCGGGGTAGAAGGTTCTGTAGTTGTAGAAAAAGTCAAGGCCAGCGAAGTTGGTATCGGCTTCAACGCTGCTACCCTGGAATACATGGATATGATTGCGGCGGGTATTGTTGACCCGGCAAAGGTTACCAGAAGCGCGTTACAAAATGCTGCTTCCATTTCCGCTCTGTTGCTGACCACTGAAGCTGTAGTTGCGGAAAAGCCGGAGAAAAAGGATACCCCGGCAATGCCTGGCGGCATGGATGATATGATGTAATTAGCTTGACAGCTGAAAAAAACTGTTGATAAAATATATACTAATTAAATAGCTTCTCGCCACTTTTGGTGAGAAGCTTTTTCTTATCATTATTCAGTCTGCAGGTTGGCAGGACGGTAGGTTAGGAGGAGAAAAAATGCGAGTAGGGGTTCTAGGTCCAGAAGGTACATTTTCACAAATGGCTGCCGAACAATACGCCAGGCGCCGGCATCTGAATTTTCAATTCTTTTATTTTCCAGACCTTGCCCGGGTAATGAAAGCTCTGGTACAGGATCAGGTGGAACTGGCGATTGTACCGGTGGAAAATTCCCAGGAAGGTTCTTTATCTACTACCCTGGATTTTCTTTTATGGCAGGATGGAGTGCAAATCCAGGATGAAGAAGTTCTGGCTGTCCGGCACTGGCTCTGGGGTAAGCCTGGCACCAGACTAGACCAAATTTCCGCTGTGCTTTCTCATCATCAGGCCCTGGCCCAATGTCAGGGCTGGCTTAATCGCCGCCTTCCCCAGGCGATTAAGGTGCTAACTACCAGTACCAGTGAAGCCTGTGCGAAAGTGGCAAAATCAGAAGAAAGTCTGGCAGCTATTGCGGCGCCGGTAGCAGGGGCTGCCTATGGTCTGGAAGCACTGGCGGAAGATCTCCAGGATAATAAGAATAACGCTACCCGCTTCCTGGTGCTGGGAAAAGGAAGTCAGAGTTTAAGACCTCAGCCGGGGGAAAAGTGGAAAACTTCCATAGCTTTTGGGACCCCGCATGAACCAGGGGCATTATATCGAGCTCTTGAGCCGTTGGCCAGGCAGGGTTTGAATTTGTGCAAAATTGAGTCCCGGCCGGCCAAGCGCAAACTGGGGGAATATATTTTTCTGGTGGATATTGAAGGCTGTAGTCTGGAACCAGGCCCGGTTTCCCAGGGGCTAATAGAATTAATGGGTCGAGCAGCCTGGGTGAAAATGCTTGGCTGCTATCCGGCTGCTCCAGGGGGTGGAGAAGATGAATGAGCGCCGTCTGGAGGAATTGCGCAGAGAAATTGATAAAGTGGATGAAGCTATCATTGAGTTGCTTGGGCGCAGATTGAAACTGGCCCGGGAGATTGGTCTGATAAAAGGGCACAATCGAAAAATTCGTGACTTGCGCCGGGAGCAGCGGGTGCTGGAACGGGTCAAGTTACAGGCCAGCTTACAGCAGTTTTCCCCGGAAGTGGCAGAAAAAATTTATCGCATACTGATGGACTATTTTGTCAGTCAACAGGAAGAACTGCTGCGTCAGCAGCGACGGCCTTAGGAGGATTAAGATGGCATGGTATCGTACTACCTGTCCGCTCAACTGTTTTGACAGTTGCGGGATACTGGTGGAGATAATTGATGGCAAAATCAATAATTTTAAAGGGGATCCGGCTCATCCTATTACCAGGGGATTTATCTGTAGCAAAGGGCAAAAGGCTATTAAAAGGCATTTTAGCCCGGACCGCCTTTTGTACCCATTAATAAAATCAAAAAAAGGTTTCGAGAAAATCGACTGGGAGTCCGCTCTTGCCCTCTGGGCAGAAAAAATCGAGCAGGCTCAATCCGATTATGGGCCTACTTCTTTGTTGCATATAAATGATTATGGCCACAATGGGCGCCTGAAAAATCTGGAACACAGATTTTTTCGGGCCTTAGGAGGTTATACTGTACCCACTGGTAGTATGTGCTGGGGCAGTGGTTATCAGGCCCAGAAGGAGGATTTTGGAGCCCTTTATTCCCACCCCTGGCTGGATTGCTGCCAGAGTAGACATATTGTGCTCTGGGGTCGGGACCCGGCTTTTACCAACATTCACCTGATTCCGATTTTAAAAGAGGCTCAGCAAGGTGGAGCCAGGATTGTTGTTATTAATCCTGTCAAAACTTTAACTGCCGATCTGGCTGACCTATTACTTCAACCCAGGCCTGGAACCGATGGCGCTCTGGCATTAGGGGCACTCCATGTTTTACTGTCTGAAGGCTGGTATGATGCTGAATTTGTGGCTCAACGCGTTAATGGTTTTGAAGGACTGGCAAAGGTAGCAGTCAACTGGACACCAGAGCGTACCCAGGAAGTAACAGGGGTACCGGCGGAGCTGGTGCGGGAACTGGCTCGTATTTATGGTAGAGGCCGACCGGTAGCCACTTTTTTTGGTTATGGTTTACAGCGTTATGCCAATGGCGGTCAGACGGTTCGCTATATTGATGCTCTCTGTGGTTTGTCTGGCAATATCGGTATCAGTGGTGGAGGGGCTAATTATGCCCATCAGTACTGGCAGGGGTTGCTGAATGACATTAAAGGGGAAAATATCTTTGCAGAAGTGCGGGAGTTTTCCTTCCCTACCCTGGCCCAGGAGATATTATCTGCTCAGCCCCCTATTCAGGTTATATCAGTAGCCAGGACCAATCCGGTTTGCCAGCTGCCCAATACCAGTGAAGTGCTGAGGGCCTGGCGGCAGGTTCCTTTCAAAGTAGTAATGGATTTGCAATTAACCGATACAGCAGAGCAAGCTGACCTGGTTTTACCGGTAGCCGGATTTCTAGAAACGCCTGATGTGATCGCCACTTCCTGGGGGGATTATATCGGCGCAGTGCCGGCTCTTATCTCACCTCCTGATACTGTAAAAGATGAGGTGGAAATCTGGACAGAACTGGCCCGTCGGCTGAACAAACTCTCTGTTTTTGGTGAAAGAACAGCAATGGAGTGGATTCACTGGTTACTGGAGCCACTCCGGCCTTATGGAATTACCTGGGATAAATTGATTTCCGAAGGTGCCTGTATATGTCCGGTTATGCCGCAGGTAGCCTGGGCGGAGCGGAAATTCGCTACCGCAAATGGCAAGATGAATCTGATTAACGAAGAATGGCAATCTCCCCGGTATTATCAGGATCCGGAGGAATTTCCACTGGTCCTGCTTACTCCCCATCCCAAAGGGCAGTTACACTCCCAGTTCTTTCGGGAAAGAGAGGATGCTCAGGAGGCATCTCTGCCACTGGTAGAGATTAATCCTGCTGAAGCCCAAAAACGGTATGTGCGCAATTACGATCAGGTTATTATTGAGACCGGTTATGGTCAACTGGTAGCCAGGGTTTCCCTGACGGAAAGGGTTCCGACCGGTATAGCCCTTTTGCCCGAAGGCTGGTGGCTCAAGGATGGGGGAGGAGTAAACTGGCTTACCCCCGCTTTCGCTCCTGATTTAGGGGGCGGGATTCCTTATTATGATGTAAAATGTGAAATTCGCAAATGGCATATAGATTAGGAATTTATCACTCCCCTGTCTCATATAGCTGTTAACAGAGACAGGGGGGTATTTTTTATGTCCAGAGTTATTGAGCTTTATGAAAAACATTTGAATCCATCCTTAACCCGCTTACAGCGCTTGCTAGGTTTGGATCTGGTAGAAAAGGCAGCCAGGGGCTGTTGGATTTTTACCGAGGATAACCGGGCCTTTCTGGATTTTCTCGGCGGATATGGAGTTTTTTCTCTTGGTCACTGTCATCCCAGGGTAATAGCAGCTGTTAAAGAACAGATGGAGCGTTTGCCGCTGGGAAGCAAAATGTTCTGTCACGAACCAGCAGCTTTATTGGCAGAAAAAATCTGTGCCACTCTTCCGCCGGTCCTGAACAAAGTCTTCTTTTGTAATTCCGGGGCTGAAGCTATTGAGGGAGCTTTGAAAATAGCCCGGCTGGCAACAGGTAGAAAGAAGATTGTGGCGATGCAAAATGGATTTCATGGTAAGACCCTGGGGGCCTTAAGTGTAACCGGGCGGGATATCTACCGGGAGCCCTGTATGCCTTTACTGCCGGAAGTTTACCATATACCATTTAATGACCTGGCCAGAGCCGTTGAGGTCATTGACAGAAAAACAGCGGCGGTAGTGCTGGAGATAGTCCAGGGCGAAGGGGGAATGAGGGTAGCAGACTTCTGGTATTTGCGGGAACTGGCAAGTCACTGTCGGAGCCAGGGAGCCCTTTTA encodes:
- the groES gene encoding co-chaperone GroES; this translates as MLKPLGDRVVLKLIEQEQRTESGIVLPDTAKEKPQQGEVVAVGSGRILDNGQRVELEVKVGDKVIFSKYAGTEVKVDGEEYLIVNERDILAIL
- the groL gene encoding chaperonin GroEL (60 kDa chaperone family; promotes refolding of misfolded polypeptides especially under stressful conditions; forms two stacked rings of heptamers to form a barrel-shaped 14mer; ends can be capped by GroES; misfolded proteins enter the barrel where they are refolded when GroES binds) — protein: MAAKMIVFNSDARKALERGVNTLADAVKVTLGPRGRNVVLERKFGSPLITNDGVTIAKEIELKDPFENMGAQLVKEVASKTNDVAGDGTTTATVLAQAIIREGMKNVAAGANPILLKRGIEKAVDAAVAEIKKLAKPIEGKEAIAQVATISSADEEIGRLIADAMEKVGKDGVITVEESKSMGTSLEVVEGMNFDRGYISAYMVTDTEKMEAVLEDPYILITDKKISAIKDILPVLEAVIRTGKPLLIVAEDMEGEALATIVVNKLRGVLNCVAVKAPAFGDRRKAMLEDIAILTGGQVISEELGRKLDSVTLDMLGRARQVRVKKEETIIVDGAGSADAIKGRIAQIKKQYEEATSEYDKEKLQERLAKLAGGVAVIKVGAATETEMKEKKLRIEDALNATRAAVEEGIVPGGGTCFINIIPALDAVQAEGDEYTGVQIIKRALEEPLRQIANNAGVEGSVVVEKVKASEVGIGFNAATLEYMDMIAAGIVDPAKVTRSALQNAASISALLLTTEAVVAEKPEKKDTPAMPGGMDDMM
- the pheA gene encoding prephenate dehydratase; this encodes MRVGVLGPEGTFSQMAAEQYARRRHLNFQFFYFPDLARVMKALVQDQVELAIVPVENSQEGSLSTTLDFLLWQDGVQIQDEEVLAVRHWLWGKPGTRLDQISAVLSHHQALAQCQGWLNRRLPQAIKVLTTSTSEACAKVAKSEESLAAIAAPVAGAAYGLEALAEDLQDNKNNATRFLVLGKGSQSLRPQPGEKWKTSIAFGTPHEPGALYRALEPLARQGLNLCKIESRPAKRKLGEYIFLVDIEGCSLEPGPVSQGLIELMGRAAWVKMLGCYPAAPGGGEDE
- a CDS encoding chorismate mutase, with amino-acid sequence MNERRLEELRREIDKVDEAIIELLGRRLKLAREIGLIKGHNRKIRDLRREQRVLERVKLQASLQQFSPEVAEKIYRILMDYFVSQQEELLRQQRRP
- a CDS encoding molybdopterin-containing oxidoreductase family protein → MAWYRTTCPLNCFDSCGILVEIIDGKINNFKGDPAHPITRGFICSKGQKAIKRHFSPDRLLYPLIKSKKGFEKIDWESALALWAEKIEQAQSDYGPTSLLHINDYGHNGRLKNLEHRFFRALGGYTVPTGSMCWGSGYQAQKEDFGALYSHPWLDCCQSRHIVLWGRDPAFTNIHLIPILKEAQQGGARIVVINPVKTLTADLADLLLQPRPGTDGALALGALHVLLSEGWYDAEFVAQRVNGFEGLAKVAVNWTPERTQEVTGVPAELVRELARIYGRGRPVATFFGYGLQRYANGGQTVRYIDALCGLSGNIGISGGGANYAHQYWQGLLNDIKGENIFAEVREFSFPTLAQEILSAQPPIQVISVARTNPVCQLPNTSEVLRAWRQVPFKVVMDLQLTDTAEQADLVLPVAGFLETPDVIATSWGDYIGAVPALISPPDTVKDEVEIWTELARRLNKLSVFGERTAMEWIHWLLEPLRPYGITWDKLISEGACICPVMPQVAWAERKFATANGKMNLINEEWQSPRYYQDPEEFPLVLLTPHPKGQLHSQFFREREDAQEASLPLVEINPAEAQKRYVRNYDQVIIETGYGQLVARVSLTERVPTGIALLPEGWWLKDGGGVNWLTPAFAPDLGGGIPYYDVKCEIRKWHID
- a CDS encoding aspartate aminotransferase family protein, with protein sequence MSRVIELYEKHLNPSLTRLQRLLGLDLVEKAARGCWIFTEDNRAFLDFLGGYGVFSLGHCHPRVIAAVKEQMERLPLGSKMFCHEPAALLAEKICATLPPVLNKVFFCNSGAEAIEGALKIARLATGRKKIVAMQNGFHGKTLGALSVTGRDIYREPCMPLLPEVYHIPFNDLARAVEVIDRKTAAVVLEIVQGEGGMRVADFWYLRELASHCRSQGALLIIDEVQTGLGRTGTFWAFEQAGVLPDLITSAKALGGGVLPAGAILAREEIWQIFEENPLIHTSTFGGNPLACVAGIATLQVIEEEGLVESAAVLGQRLKTNLLQLTAGFAQIIKEVRGLGLMLGLELVDEGFGGYLIQALLNRGVLVGTTLNNTRVIRLEPPLIISNEEINLFLQILEESLNEVVKEVEEDA